One region of Pyramidobacter sp. YE332 genomic DNA includes:
- a CDS encoding DMT family protein, with translation MKSVLVCAVLLCCSNVFMTFAWYGHLKSLADRPWFVAAAASWGIAFFEYCLQVPANRIGHQALSVGQLKILQEVVALTVFVLFSTFYLKEKLTLDYLWAMLCILGAVFFVFRSRIMGA, from the coding sequence TTGAAATCGGTTCTTGTCTGCGCGGTTTTATTGTGCTGCAGCAACGTTTTTATGACGTTTGCCTGGTATGGTCATCTCAAAAGCCTCGCCGACCGGCCGTGGTTCGTCGCGGCCGCTGCCAGCTGGGGGATCGCGTTCTTCGAGTACTGCCTGCAGGTGCCCGCGAACAGGATCGGGCATCAGGCGCTTTCGGTGGGGCAGTTGAAAATTCTGCAGGAGGTCGTCGCCCTGACCGTTTTCGTGCTGTTTTCCACCTTCTATTTAAAGGAAAAACTGACGCTCGATTACCTGTGGGCGATGCTCTGCATTCTCGGCGCCGTGTTCTTCGTCTTCCGCAGCCGCATCATGGGAGCCTGA
- a CDS encoding metal-dependent hydrolase → MATQLQFLGHASFKIQSDYSSIVIDPFFTGNPYACCTADDFIALDAMLLTHGHADHLRDAAAIARQTECAVICNDKIAEYLRSQGVNPETITVMKSGESRNFLFGKVAVVPAVHTSSIQADGQELPDGEPCGYVIEVDKHKVYHAGDTMLFDGMKELRSMAIDVALLPIGGTYTMNADEAAQAAEMIHPREVIPMHYNTFPNIMADPQAFAKKVPADVAVVVLQSSEKETL, encoded by the coding sequence ATGGCAACACAGCTTCAGTTTTTAGGTCATGCCAGCTTCAAGATCCAGAGCGATTACAGTTCGATCGTGATCGATCCGTTTTTCACGGGCAACCCCTATGCCTGCTGTACGGCGGATGATTTCATCGCGCTTGACGCGATGCTGCTGACGCACGGACATGCCGATCATCTGCGGGACGCGGCGGCTATCGCCAGACAAACCGAATGTGCCGTGATCTGCAACGATAAGATCGCCGAGTATCTAAGATCACAAGGCGTGAATCCGGAAACGATCACGGTAATGAAAAGCGGCGAGAGCCGAAACTTCCTGTTCGGCAAGGTCGCTGTCGTGCCCGCGGTCCACACCTCGTCGATTCAGGCCGACGGGCAGGAACTGCCTGACGGCGAACCCTGCGGCTACGTGATCGAAGTCGATAAGCACAAGGTTTATCACGCGGGCGACACCATGCTCTTCGACGGCATGAAAGAGCTGCGTTCCATGGCGATCGACGTCGCGCTGCTGCCGATCGGCGGAACCTACACGATGAACGCCGACGAAGCGGCGCAAGCGGCGGAAATGATCCATCCCCGTGAAGTCATCCCCATGCATTACAACACGTTTCCCAACATTATGGCGGATCCGCAGGCTTTTGCCAAAAAAGTCCCCGCCGACGTGGCCGTGGTTGTCCTTCAGTCCAGCGAAAAGGAAACGCTGTGA
- a CDS encoding cob(I)yrinic acid a,c-diamide adenosyltransferase gives MLERGFVQVYTGNGKGKTTAALGLALRMAGNGGRVFFGQFMKGQLYGEHRALSALPQIDLQTFGGPRCLHREEMTEKDREMARRGLEICRQAMLSGRYDLVVLDEINVALWFGLVSDETVENFLDERPGRTELLLTGRYAPRWLIERADLVTEMKLIKHYYDAGVMARDGIER, from the coding sequence ATGCTCGAACGCGGTTTCGTGCAAGTCTATACGGGCAACGGCAAGGGCAAAACCACGGCGGCGCTGGGGCTTGCCCTCCGCATGGCCGGGAACGGCGGGCGCGTTTTCTTCGGGCAGTTCATGAAAGGACAGCTTTATGGCGAGCATCGCGCCCTCTCGGCGCTGCCGCAGATCGACCTGCAGACGTTCGGCGGTCCCCGCTGCCTTCATCGTGAGGAAATGACCGAGAAAGACCGAGAGATGGCGCGGCGGGGACTGGAAATCTGCCGGCAGGCCATGCTCTCCGGGCGGTACGATCTGGTCGTGCTCGACGAGATCAACGTGGCGCTGTGGTTCGGATTGGTCTCCGATGAAACGGTAGAAAACTTTTTGGATGAACGTCCCGGAAGAACGGAGCTGCTTTTGACGGGGCGTTATGCGCCTCGTTGGCTCATTGAACGTGCCGACCTCGTGACCGAAATGAAGCTGATCAAGCACTACTACGACGCCGGGGTCATGGCCCGCGATGGAATCGAGCGTTGA
- a CDS encoding IS30 family transposase, whose product MCPDFKEEVCPQLSVPPYVCNGCPNRHRCTLKKRIYSAKSANDSYEKTLHEAREGFNISDAELADIDSFFSPLIKQGQSLYHIIRNNRDTVPCSESTARRLLLSGILEARKIDLPRAVRFKKRKGKRNNMKVDKKCREGRTYNDFLSFSEKHPDMLITEIDSVVGTTGGKVLLTVILRNCNFMLAFLRDKNTAQSVEQIFTMLFTLLGRKRYKSMFQVLLADNGTEFSNPTAIEKGPDGERKSYMFYCNPQAPQEKTKVENNHTLIRRILPKGTTFDNLSQTDINLMMSHINSYGRKKFNGKSPAEIFINLYGEDVLHLLGLELIPPQDICLKRTLLAGK is encoded by the coding sequence ATGTGTCCTGACTTTAAGGAGGAGGTCTGCCCGCAGCTTTCGGTTCCTCCGTATGTCTGTAACGGCTGCCCCAACCGTCACCGCTGCACTTTAAAAAAACGGATCTATTCTGCTAAATCTGCAAATGACTCTTACGAGAAAACTTTGCATGAGGCTCGTGAAGGCTTCAATATCTCCGATGCCGAGCTTGCAGATATTGATTCTTTTTTCTCTCCTCTCATCAAACAGGGGCAGTCTCTCTATCATATTATCCGTAATAATCGAGATACTGTTCCCTGTTCTGAAAGTACCGCCAGACGGCTCCTGCTTTCGGGTATTTTAGAGGCACGGAAAATAGACTTGCCCCGAGCTGTCCGTTTTAAGAAGAGAAAGGGAAAAAGAAATAACATGAAGGTGGATAAAAAATGTCGTGAAGGCCGTACCTACAATGATTTTCTCTCTTTTTCGGAGAAACATCCGGACATGCTTATTACCGAAATCGACAGTGTCGTTGGCACCACAGGAGGAAAAGTTCTTCTGACTGTCATCTTAAGAAACTGCAACTTTATGCTGGCTTTTTTGAGAGATAAAAATACTGCTCAATCTGTTGAGCAGATTTTTACAATGCTCTTCACTCTTCTGGGCAGGAAACGCTATAAGTCCATGTTTCAGGTCCTTCTTGCTGACAACGGTACAGAGTTTTCCAATCCGACGGCTATCGAAAAAGGTCCGGACGGAGAAAGAAAATCATATATGTTCTATTGCAATCCACAAGCACCGCAGGAAAAAACGAAGGTTGAAAATAATCATACTCTCATTCGAAGGATCCTTCCCAAGGGAACAACTTTCGACAATTTATCCCAAACTGATATCAACCTGATGATGTCTCATATAAACTCATACGGGAGGAAAAAATTTAACGGAAAATCTCCTGCAGAGATCTTTATCAACCTGTATGGCGAGGATGTATTGCATTTACTCGGACTCGAACTTATTCCGCCACAGGATATCTGTTTAAAGCGGACTCTTCTCGCCGGTAAATAA
- a CDS encoding IS5 family transposase (programmed frameshift) codes for MEERRYELTSSEWNRIKRMLPPEHPKSGQRGRPAKYDNRRIINGILWLARSGAPWRDLPERYGKWQAVYARFRLWKQRGIFEAIFAALSADADMENLSIDSTSCKVHQSANGRGKTPEGGKKGQAIGMSRGGKNTKIHAIVDGLGNPLALLLSPGNDHDSRHAVSLLGQAEIRGSNVIGDKAYGSQAIREYITSREGSYTIPPKSDNPEPWFIDEHVYKERHLVECFFQKIKWFRRIFTRYDKLDASFFAFVLVAASVILLK; via the exons ATGGAAGAGAGAAGATATGAACTGACCTCCAGCGAGTGGAATCGAATCAAGAGAATGCTGCCGCCCGAACACCCGAAATCAGGTCAACGTGGACGCCCGGCAAAATACGATAACCGCAGGATCATCAATGGGATTCTGTGGCTTGCCAGAAGTGGAGCGCCATGGAGAGATCTTCCGGAGCGTTACGGCAAATGGCAGGCAGTTTACGCACGTTTCAGGCTGTGGAAACAGCGGGGAATATTCGAGGCGATCTTTGCCGCCCTAAGCGCTGATGCCGACATGGAAAATCTCTCTATCGACTCCACGTCCTGCAAAGTACATCAAAGTGCCAACGGGAGAGGGAAAACCCCGGAAGGGGGAAAAAAGGGG CAAGCGATTGGCATGTCCAGAGGCGGCAAGAATACGAAAATTCATGCGATAGTAGATGGTTTAGGCAATCCGCTGGCGCTCCTGCTCAGTCCCGGCAATGACCACGATTCCCGCCATGCCGTGTCCTTGCTCGGGCAAGCGGAAATCAGAGGGAGCAACGTCATCGGCGATAAGGCTTACGGTTCGCAAGCCATCAGAGAGTACATTACTTCTCGGGAGGGAAGTTACACTATCCCGCCGAAGAGCGATAATCCCGAACCGTGGTTTATAGATGAGCATGTTTACAAGGAACGACACTTGGTTGAATGTTTCTTTCAGAAAATCAAATGGTTCCGTAGAATTTTCACCCGCTATGACAAACTTGACGCTTCGTTTTTCGCTTTTGTTCTTGTCGCTGCCAGTGTTATTTTATTGAAATAA
- the groL gene encoding chaperonin GroEL (60 kDa chaperone family; promotes refolding of misfolded polypeptides especially under stressful conditions; forms two stacked rings of heptamers to form a barrel-shaped 14mer; ends can be capped by GroES; misfolded proteins enter the barrel where they are refolded when GroES binds) — MAKILAFGEESRRALERGINKVADTVGVTLGPKGRNVVLDKKFGSPAITNDGVTIAKEIELEDPFENMGAQLLKEVASKTNDVAGDGTTTATVLAREMISEGMKNVAAGANGIYLRNGISVAVDAVTEHLKAMAHQVNGKDDITQVASISANDKAIGAIIAEAMEKVGRDGVITVEDSQTTGTTLETVDGLQFDKGYISPYMVTDPERMEASLEDAYVLIHDGKISNVKDLLPILEKVLQTGKPLLIIAEDVEGEALATLVVNKLRGTMTAVAVKAPGFGERRKAMLQDIAVVTGGEVVTSDLGEKLENVELSKLGRAKKIRITKEDTTIVDGSGNKDDIRNRAAQIRTEIENSTSDYDKEKLKERLAKLVGGVAVIQVGSATETEQKELKLRIDDALSATRAAVEEGIVAGGGVALVNCVEDLEKEIEKQGLKGDVRTGANIVLNSLSSPLHLIATNAGLQGDVVVAKVRSLEEGHGLDASNGEYVDLIKAGIIDPVKVTRSALENAASIAKMILTTEVLVADKPEEKKADPAGGMGPGMGGMY; from the coding sequence ATGGCTAAAATTCTTGCTTTTGGCGAAGAATCCCGTCGTGCGCTCGAGCGCGGCATCAACAAAGTTGCCGATACCGTCGGCGTGACCCTCGGCCCCAAAGGCCGCAACGTCGTGCTGGACAAAAAATTCGGTTCTCCCGCCATCACCAACGACGGCGTGACCATCGCCAAGGAGATCGAGCTTGAAGATCCCTTCGAGAACATGGGCGCTCAGCTTCTCAAGGAAGTCGCTTCCAAGACCAACGACGTGGCCGGCGACGGCACGACCACCGCGACCGTGCTGGCCCGCGAGATGATCAGCGAGGGCATGAAGAACGTGGCTGCCGGCGCCAACGGCATTTACCTGCGCAACGGCATTTCCGTGGCCGTGGACGCTGTGACCGAGCACCTGAAGGCGATGGCTCACCAGGTCAACGGGAAGGACGACATCACCCAGGTCGCTTCGATCTCCGCCAACGACAAGGCCATCGGCGCCATCATCGCCGAAGCCATGGAGAAAGTCGGCCGCGACGGCGTCATCACCGTCGAGGACAGCCAGACCACCGGCACGACGCTGGAGACCGTCGACGGACTTCAGTTCGACAAGGGTTACATCAGCCCCTATATGGTCACCGACCCCGAGCGCATGGAAGCTTCGCTCGAAGACGCCTATGTGCTTATCCACGACGGTAAGATCAGCAACGTCAAAGATCTGCTGCCGATCCTCGAAAAAGTTCTGCAGACCGGCAAGCCTCTGCTGATCATCGCTGAGGACGTGGAAGGCGAAGCTCTGGCGACCCTCGTCGTCAACAAACTGCGCGGCACCATGACCGCCGTGGCCGTCAAGGCCCCCGGCTTCGGCGAGAGACGCAAGGCCATGCTGCAGGATATCGCTGTGGTCACCGGCGGCGAGGTGGTCACTTCCGACCTCGGCGAAAAGCTCGAGAACGTCGAGCTGTCCAAACTTGGCCGCGCCAAGAAGATCCGCATCACCAAAGAAGACACCACCATCGTCGACGGCAGCGGCAACAAGGACGACATCCGTAACCGCGCCGCTCAGATCCGCACCGAGATCGAGAACTCCACTTCCGACTACGACAAGGAAAAGCTCAAGGAGCGCCTTGCCAAGCTGGTCGGCGGCGTAGCCGTCATTCAGGTCGGTTCCGCCACCGAGACCGAGCAGAAGGAACTGAAGCTTCGTATCGACGACGCGCTTTCCGCCACCCGCGCGGCCGTTGAGGAAGGCATCGTGGCCGGCGGCGGTGTGGCTCTCGTCAACTGCGTCGAGGATCTTGAGAAGGAGATCGAGAAGCAGGGACTGAAGGGCGACGTGCGCACGGGCGCCAACATCGTGCTCAACTCGCTGTCTTCGCCTCTGCATCTGATCGCGACCAACGCCGGCCTGCAGGGTGACGTCGTTGTCGCGAAAGTTCGTTCCCTTGAGGAAGGTCATGGCCTTGACGCTTCCAACGGTGAGTATGTCGACCTGATCAAAGCAGGCATCATCGATCCCGTCAAGGTGACCCGCAGCGCTCTCGAGAACGCCGCTTCCATTGCCAAGATGATCCTGACCACCGAAGTCCTTGTGGCTGACAAGCCCGAGGAGAAGAAGGCCGATCCGGCCGGCGGCATGGGCCCCGGCATGGGCGGCATGTACTAG
- the groES gene encoding co-chaperone GroES, which produces MQLKPLADRIVVKVVSGEEKTKSGLYLPDTAQEKPQEGEVIAVGTGRILDNGQKLPLEVKVGDHIVFSKYSGTEIKLDGEKLVIFSERDVLAVID; this is translated from the coding sequence ATGCAGTTGAAACCCCTTGCGGATCGTATCGTCGTCAAAGTCGTCAGCGGAGAAGAAAAGACCAAGAGCGGTCTTTATCTGCCGGACACCGCGCAGGAAAAACCTCAGGAAGGCGAAGTCATCGCCGTCGGAACGGGGCGCATTCTCGACAATGGTCAGAAGCTTCCCCTTGAAGTGAAAGTCGGCGACCATATCGTTTTCAGCAAGTATTCCGGCACGGAGATCAAGCTTGACGGCGAGAAGCTCGTGATTTTCAGCGAGCGCGACGTTCTTGCGGTGATCGACTAG
- the ptsP gene encoding phosphoenolpyruvate--protein phosphotransferase: MKGLGVSPGIVMGQVYVDWKEQLEIEKDYVDDAEGEVERLNLAVATASEEIRRLYGDEKTAVVDGDEAGPDLYRVHGVMLEDPEFLGEIRDMIVAQNVNAEWAVKTVAEKFAQVFENMDNDCLKARADDVKDVSARVCRLLLHIEGGDLLRDEREGLILVCKSMGTAEISLIQKNNIVGLICEEGTIGSHATIMARNQHKPAVVGLSGVADDVYRGDFIIVDGNNGDVFINPDEKTIRECRARQERESLFQQRLRSFVGRPACSADGVLLKVYGNAASDADIKSIVEVDGHGVGLYRTEYIYLTRAHLPAEGEQFWEYKKALLAMKGRPVVFRTLDIGGDKIPSYLNMPEEKNPALGHRAIRYSLSRVDIFRSQIKAILRASAYGDVSILLPLISAIDEVRSAKAVIDDVKEELRREGTAFNPRTKVGVVVETPSAAVISDLIACECDFLSIGSNDLIQYTMAVDRLASALSYLYSPFSPSVLRLVQTTIKNGATAGKPVSLCGEMAGDPLLSPILFGMGLRSFSVNPSEMLRTQWILSLLKTEEMRACADEVLNLATAGEIHRYCREHFSRFVSGDRVPTEQ, from the coding sequence GTGAAGGGGCTGGGCGTATCTCCGGGAATTGTCATGGGGCAAGTTTACGTCGACTGGAAGGAACAGCTCGAGATAGAAAAAGACTATGTCGACGACGCCGAAGGGGAAGTGGAGCGTCTGAACCTGGCCGTAGCGACGGCCAGCGAAGAGATCCGACGGCTTTATGGCGACGAGAAGACGGCCGTTGTTGACGGAGACGAAGCGGGCCCCGATTTGTACCGCGTCCATGGCGTGATGCTCGAAGATCCGGAATTTCTCGGTGAGATTCGAGACATGATCGTCGCTCAGAACGTCAACGCCGAATGGGCTGTCAAGACCGTGGCGGAAAAGTTCGCTCAGGTCTTCGAGAATATGGACAACGACTGCCTGAAGGCCCGGGCCGATGACGTCAAAGACGTTTCGGCGCGCGTGTGCCGTCTGCTTCTGCATATCGAAGGCGGTGACCTGCTCAGGGACGAGCGGGAAGGCCTGATCCTTGTCTGCAAAAGCATGGGCACAGCGGAGATCTCGCTGATCCAGAAGAATAATATTGTCGGGTTGATCTGTGAAGAGGGAACGATCGGTTCTCATGCCACCATCATGGCCCGCAATCAGCACAAGCCTGCCGTGGTGGGGCTGAGCGGAGTCGCCGACGACGTATATCGCGGCGATTTTATCATTGTCGACGGCAATAATGGCGATGTTTTTATCAACCCGGACGAGAAAACGATCCGGGAATGTCGCGCGCGACAGGAACGGGAGAGTCTGTTTCAGCAGCGGTTGCGCAGTTTTGTGGGACGGCCGGCTTGCAGCGCCGACGGGGTGCTGTTGAAAGTTTACGGCAACGCGGCTTCCGATGCGGATATCAAGTCGATCGTGGAAGTTGACGGGCACGGCGTCGGACTTTATCGGACGGAATACATTTATCTGACCCGCGCGCATCTGCCGGCGGAAGGGGAACAGTTCTGGGAGTACAAGAAAGCGCTGCTGGCCATGAAGGGCCGTCCGGTGGTCTTCCGCACGCTTGACATCGGCGGCGACAAGATCCCCTCCTATCTGAACATGCCGGAAGAGAAGAACCCGGCGCTCGGCCATCGGGCGATTCGTTATTCGTTGTCGCGCGTGGACATCTTCCGCAGCCAGATCAAGGCCATTCTGCGCGCCAGCGCCTACGGGGACGTTTCCATCCTGCTGCCGCTGATTTCGGCCATTGACGAAGTGCGTTCGGCAAAAGCCGTGATTGATGACGTCAAGGAGGAACTTCGCCGGGAAGGGACGGCCTTCAATCCTCGCACTAAAGTCGGCGTCGTGGTGGAGACGCCTTCGGCCGCCGTCATTTCCGATCTGATCGCGTGCGAATGCGACTTTCTCAGCATCGGCAGCAACGACCTGATCCAATACACCATGGCCGTCGACCGCCTGGCCTCGGCGTTGTCTTATCTTTATTCGCCGTTCTCGCCCTCGGTCCTGCGCCTTGTGCAGACCACCATCAAAAATGGCGCGACGGCGGGCAAGCCCGTCAGTTTGTGCGGAGAAATGGCGGGAGATCCCCTGCTGAGTCCGATCCTTTTCGGCATGGGACTGCGTTCTTTCAGCGTCAACCCTTCCGAGATGCTGCGCACCCAGTGGATCCTTTCGCTGTTGAAAACCGAAGAAATGCGCGCCTGTGCTGATGAAGTGCTGAACTTGGCGACCGCGGGGGAGATCCATCGTTATTGTCGGGAGCATTTCTCGCGCTTCGTGTCCGGGGATCGCGTCCCGACGGAGCAATGA
- a CDS encoding PBP1A family penicillin-binding protein, with product MWLGMTLLVCIAVVSVGLALYINKISDTLPTDDEILAYRANEASIVYDRKGRVITELYVENRKPMKLEQFSKWMVMSILAAEDSQFYSHKGIRPLAILRSLFSGEGGQGASTITQQLARNLFLSSEKSLDRKAKEAIISLHMERLYSKDKLLETYLNAIYFGHGAWGIDAAAHSYFNKSASDLTLGEASILAGLVAAPEKYSPIRNMSLAKARQNYVLNRLVHLDWITREEANAAAQEQLKFNERTEKSKLAFNKAPYFVSHILFKELIPVYGSDKIYKGGMRIYTTLDLDVQQAAEESMEKLKSEGGLVALDPTDGAVLALVGGKDFEQSKFNRVTQAFRQSGSAFKPIVYAAALEAGYRPIDHIMDTPISLRVPNSSGPAWTPHNFSETYVGEETLLNALAHSHNTPAVRLTYMLGPMNVVETARRMGISSPYLTPTLSVGLGVASVTPLEMAVVYSVFANNGSRVEPYFVREIRSREGKVLQQNSPKITEALQPGTAMIARSMLQEVIRAGTGSKARLAGFEMFGKTGTTNDYTDAWFAGGVPGLVAVVYAGNDDLKPLGGKNATGSHVALPVWSSFIRSAVKILETPQVFPRELSDEESGVRVMRVCVESGFPASPECKKVTNIYMPADRIPTAPCPLHAEGAAEMEDSNAPQLLLLDQDKTDLEAVKKDEELLVSQDQLPIFDPSQIPPPVPPPPTSRQQRGTALAAGAITSKRTTVPLKNGIRNCSKNTIFNNEKSEGRLRTMPSDFFNPLRSYAFSIIEK from the coding sequence ATGTGGTTGGGGATGACGCTCCTCGTCTGTATCGCGGTGGTTTCTGTAGGATTGGCTTTATACATCAATAAGATTTCGGATACGTTGCCAACTGACGATGAGATTCTTGCTTATCGAGCGAATGAAGCCAGCATCGTTTACGACCGCAAAGGCCGCGTGATCACGGAGCTGTACGTTGAGAACCGGAAGCCCATGAAGCTGGAACAGTTCTCAAAGTGGATGGTGATGTCGATTCTCGCGGCGGAGGATTCTCAGTTTTACTCTCACAAGGGAATCCGGCCGCTGGCAATTCTGCGTTCGCTGTTTAGCGGCGAAGGCGGACAGGGGGCCAGCACGATCACGCAGCAGCTGGCGAGAAATCTCTTTTTGTCGAGTGAAAAGAGTCTGGACCGCAAAGCCAAAGAAGCCATCATTTCTCTCCACATGGAAAGGCTCTATTCCAAAGATAAACTGCTTGAGACGTATCTCAACGCGATCTATTTCGGTCATGGCGCCTGGGGCATCGACGCGGCGGCTCACAGCTACTTCAACAAGAGCGCCAGCGATTTGACGCTCGGCGAGGCTTCGATTTTGGCAGGCCTGGTCGCCGCTCCCGAAAAATATTCTCCAATCAGGAACATGAGCCTGGCCAAAGCTCGCCAGAATTATGTGCTGAACCGCCTGGTCCATTTGGACTGGATCACTCGGGAAGAAGCAAATGCCGCCGCTCAAGAGCAGTTGAAATTCAACGAACGGACCGAGAAGAGCAAGCTCGCTTTCAATAAAGCGCCCTATTTTGTGAGCCACATTCTCTTCAAAGAGTTGATCCCGGTTTACGGCAGCGACAAGATTTACAAGGGCGGCATGAGGATCTACACGACGCTGGATCTCGACGTGCAGCAAGCGGCGGAGGAGTCCATGGAAAAGTTGAAAAGCGAAGGCGGGCTCGTCGCGCTTGATCCGACAGACGGAGCGGTCCTCGCTCTGGTCGGCGGCAAAGACTTCGAACAAAGCAAATTCAACCGGGTGACGCAGGCGTTCCGGCAGAGCGGTTCGGCTTTCAAGCCAATTGTTTATGCGGCTGCGCTTGAAGCCGGCTACCGCCCGATTGACCACATTATGGACACGCCGATTTCACTGCGCGTTCCCAATTCATCGGGACCTGCCTGGACGCCGCATAATTTCAGTGAAACGTATGTGGGAGAAGAAACGCTGCTCAACGCTCTGGCCCATTCACATAACACTCCGGCGGTGCGCCTGACCTATATGCTGGGGCCGATGAACGTCGTCGAGACGGCCCGGCGTATGGGGATCTCTTCGCCGTATTTGACCCCTACGCTTTCCGTTGGTTTGGGGGTCGCCAGCGTCACGCCGCTGGAAATGGCCGTCGTCTACTCGGTTTTCGCCAATAACGGCAGCCGCGTCGAGCCCTACTTCGTTCGAGAGATCCGCAGTCGCGAGGGAAAAGTTCTTCAGCAGAATTCCCCGAAGATCACAGAAGCCCTTCAGCCTGGTACGGCAATGATCGCTCGTTCGATGCTCCAGGAAGTCATCCGCGCCGGTACCGGCAGCAAAGCGCGCCTTGCCGGATTCGAAATGTTCGGTAAGACCGGCACGACAAACGATTACACCGACGCATGGTTCGCCGGCGGCGTCCCCGGACTGGTCGCCGTCGTTTATGCGGGAAATGATGACCTGAAACCGCTTGGCGGCAAAAACGCGACGGGCAGTCACGTTGCCCTTCCCGTATGGTCCTCGTTCATCAGAAGCGCCGTCAAAATCCTCGAAACGCCCCAAGTCTTTCCCAGAGAGCTTTCCGACGAGGAAAGCGGCGTCAGGGTCATGCGCGTATGCGTCGAAAGCGGTTTTCCGGCCTCGCCGGAATGCAAAAAAGTCACCAATATCTACATGCCTGCGGACAGAATCCCCACCGCCCCCTGTCCGCTCCACGCCGAGGGCGCGGCAGAGATGGAAGATTCCAACGCACCGCAACTGCTGCTTTTGGATCAAGATAAGACAGATCTCGAAGCCGTCAAGAAGGATGAAGAACTCCTGGTCTCCCAAGATCAGCTTCCGATTTTCGATCCCTCCCAGATTCCGCCGCCCGTTCCTCCCCCCCCGACCTCCCGCCAGCAGAGGGGAACAGCACTGGCAGCTGGCGCGATTACATCAAAAAGGACGACCGTTCCGTTGAAGAACGGTATCAGGAACTGCTCAAAAAATACAATATTCAATAATGAAAAGTCCGAAGGCCGGCTTCGCACCATGCCTTCGGACTTTTTCAATCCACTGCGGTCATACGCGTTTTCGATAATAGAGAAATAA